From one Phycisphaerae bacterium genomic stretch:
- a CDS encoding glycoside hydrolase family 127 protein: MMNLCRIMPAVLCAAGATGLASAQDVKPQAVTAVPFTAVKFTDEFWSPRLETNRRVTIPFAFKKCEETGRIDNFAKAGGLMPGKHEGLRFNDSDVFKVIEGAAYSLTVQADPQLDRYLDDLIAKIAAAQEPDGYLYTIRRLNPDNPPDGCGATRWSYLAQSHELYNMGHLYEAAVAHFQATGKRTLLDVALKSADLIAREFGPTARHGVPGHQEIEIGLAKLYRLTGERRYLDLAKFFLDERGYAHDRELYGEYAQDHQPVLEQDHPVGHAVRAGYMYCGMADVATLTGDERYIGAIDRIWQNMVAKRMYVTGGIGARGGEEAFGDDYELPNATAYCETCAAIANAMWNQRMFLLHRDAQYVDVLERVLYNGFLSGVSLSGDLFFYVNPLASDGKAKRQAWFDCSCCPTNVVRFLPSVPGYVYAVGDGAVYVNLFVAGSGQIPLGGQTVALTQATRYPWDGNVQMTITPEKSAEFTVYVRIPGWAGDQAVPSDLYHFLEKPAAQPTLRVNDAAVPLDVERGYARVKRTWQAGDRVELALPMAVRRVVANPAVKDNVDRVALQRGPIMYCVEAVDNGGEVADLILPDDAALRAEPVPTLLGGVTILRGTATRGDAPVKLVAVPYYAWCHRDVGAMRVWLPRVP, translated from the coding sequence ATGATGAATCTCTGTCGCATCATGCCGGCCGTGCTCTGTGCGGCCGGCGCAACCGGACTGGCCAGCGCCCAGGATGTGAAACCACAGGCCGTGACCGCCGTGCCGTTCACCGCCGTGAAGTTCACGGACGAGTTCTGGTCGCCGCGGCTGGAAACGAACCGCCGCGTCACGATCCCCTTTGCGTTCAAGAAGTGTGAAGAGACCGGGCGGATCGACAACTTCGCCAAGGCCGGCGGACTCATGCCGGGCAAGCACGAAGGCCTGCGCTTCAACGATTCCGACGTGTTCAAGGTGATCGAAGGCGCGGCGTACTCGTTGACCGTGCAGGCGGACCCGCAACTCGATAGGTACCTCGACGACCTGATCGCCAAGATCGCCGCGGCGCAGGAGCCGGACGGCTATCTGTACACGATCCGCCGCCTGAATCCCGACAACCCGCCGGACGGCTGCGGCGCGACGCGCTGGTCCTACCTGGCCCAGAGTCACGAGCTGTACAACATGGGACACCTGTACGAGGCCGCGGTCGCGCACTTCCAGGCGACCGGCAAGCGCACGCTGCTCGACGTGGCGCTGAAGTCCGCCGATCTCATCGCCCGCGAATTCGGGCCCACGGCCCGCCACGGCGTCCCCGGACACCAGGAAATCGAGATTGGCCTCGCGAAGCTCTATCGCCTCACCGGCGAGCGGCGCTATCTCGACCTGGCGAAGTTCTTCCTCGACGAGCGCGGCTATGCCCATGACCGCGAGCTGTACGGCGAGTATGCGCAGGACCATCAGCCCGTGCTCGAGCAGGACCACCCCGTCGGCCACGCCGTGCGGGCAGGCTACATGTACTGCGGCATGGCCGACGTCGCGACGCTGACCGGCGACGAGCGCTACATTGGCGCCATCGACCGCATCTGGCAGAACATGGTCGCCAAGCGCATGTACGTGACCGGCGGCATTGGGGCCCGCGGTGGTGAAGAAGCTTTCGGCGATGATTACGAGCTGCCGAACGCGACGGCGTACTGCGAGACCTGCGCGGCCATTGCGAACGCCATGTGGAACCAGCGCATGTTTCTGCTGCACCGCGACGCGCAGTATGTCGACGTGCTCGAACGCGTGCTCTACAACGGGTTCCTCTCCGGTGTCTCGCTCAGCGGCGACCTTTTCTTCTACGTGAACCCGCTGGCGTCGGATGGCAAGGCGAAGCGCCAGGCGTGGTTCGATTGCTCGTGCTGCCCGACCAACGTTGTCCGCTTCCTGCCGTCGGTCCCCGGCTACGTGTACGCGGTCGGCGACGGCGCCGTGTACGTGAATCTGTTTGTCGCCGGCAGCGGCCAGATCCCGCTGGGCGGGCAGACGGTCGCGCTGACGCAAGCGACGCGGTATCCCTGGGACGGCAATGTGCAGATGACGATCACGCCGGAGAAGTCCGCCGAGTTCACAGTGTACGTGCGAATTCCCGGCTGGGCCGGCGACCAGGCGGTGCCGAGCGACCTGTATCACTTCCTCGAGAAGCCGGCGGCACAGCCGACCCTGCGCGTGAACGACGCGGCGGTTCCGCTCGACGTTGAGCGCGGCTACGCCCGTGTGAAGCGCACCTGGCAGGCCGGCGACCGGGTCGAGTTGGCGCTGCCGATGGCGGTCCGACGCGTGGTGGCCAATCCGGCGGTGAAGGACAACGTGGACCGGGTTGCGCTCCAGCGCGGGCCGATCATGTACTGCGTCGAGGCGGTGGACAACGGCGGCGAGGTGGCGGACCTGATCTTGCCCGATGATGCTGCGCTGCGGGCCGAACCAGTGCCGACGCTGCTCGGCGGCGTGACGATCCTGCGCGGGACGGCCACGCGCGGGGACGCACCGGTCAAGCTCGTCGCGGTGCCGTATTACGCCTGGTGTCATCGCGATGTCGGCGCGATGCGGGTCTGGCTACCGCGGGTGCCATGA
- a CDS encoding glycoside hydrolase family 127 protein, which translates to MSMVSAQDAVSVVAAPPVESANTHYVHNQPPLLPSPFSKLPVGQIEPRGWLRKQLELEAEGFIGHLTEISKFLRKEHNAWLSPTGEGDFGWEEVPYWLRGFGNLGYILRDERIIKEARVWIEGVLSSQAESGYFGPRANLTSLDGKPDVWPHMIMLDALRSYYEFTRDERVLDLMAGFFRWELDWPEQDFLLPFWQQQRAADNLANVYWLYNIRGDKYLLELAEKIHRRTANWTDGVADWHGVNIAQAFRGPAVYYQQAKDPKFLRAAERNYAEVMGIYGQVPGGGFGADENARPGYIDPRQGTETCTWAEYMRSFEMLLTICGDPIWADRCEEVTFDSLPASMTADQKALHYLTSPNLVRCDRGNKAPGIQNDGDMFSFDPHRYRCCQHNVSQAWPYFVEHLWLATPDNGVAAALYAPAVAKVRVGPDGEVTLQTDTNYPFDDRIAIRLAVRQAVRFPLYLRVPGWCTAPEVQVNGQPQKLPAAPRGYIVVERTWQDGDRVELCLPMSITLQRWTKNKDSVSVSRGPLTYALKIGEQIVRAGGTDAWPAYEILPTTPWNYGLVLRAGEPAASFEVLTQAWPEDDLPFTAEAAPVALRASARRIPAWKEDALGLVGLLQPSPARSKEPLETVTLIPMGCARLRIASFPTIGDGPDAHDWVVPEATRAPAQK; encoded by the coding sequence ATGTCGATGGTGAGCGCGCAGGACGCGGTGTCGGTGGTGGCGGCGCCGCCGGTGGAGTCGGCCAATACGCACTACGTGCATAACCAGCCGCCGCTCCTGCCCAGTCCGTTCTCGAAGCTGCCGGTGGGGCAGATCGAGCCGCGCGGCTGGTTGCGCAAGCAACTGGAGCTTGAGGCGGAGGGCTTCATCGGGCATCTCACGGAAATCAGCAAGTTCCTGAGGAAAGAGCACAACGCGTGGTTGAGCCCGACCGGCGAGGGCGACTTCGGCTGGGAGGAGGTGCCGTACTGGCTGCGCGGCTTCGGCAATCTGGGCTACATCCTCCGCGACGAGCGCATCATCAAGGAAGCACGCGTCTGGATTGAAGGCGTGCTGTCCAGTCAGGCCGAGAGCGGCTATTTCGGCCCGCGTGCCAACCTCACGAGCCTCGACGGCAAACCAGATGTCTGGCCGCACATGATCATGCTCGACGCCCTGCGCTCGTACTATGAGTTCACGCGCGACGAACGGGTGCTCGATTTGATGGCGGGCTTCTTCCGCTGGGAGCTGGACTGGCCGGAGCAGGACTTTCTGCTCCCGTTCTGGCAGCAGCAGCGCGCCGCCGACAACCTCGCCAACGTCTACTGGCTCTACAACATCCGCGGTGACAAGTACCTCCTGGAGCTGGCGGAGAAGATCCATCGCCGGACCGCAAACTGGACCGACGGGGTCGCCGACTGGCATGGCGTGAACATCGCGCAAGCCTTCCGGGGGCCGGCGGTGTACTACCAGCAGGCCAAGGATCCGAAGTTCCTCCGCGCCGCCGAGCGCAACTACGCGGAAGTCATGGGCATCTACGGCCAGGTGCCAGGCGGCGGCTTCGGCGCAGACGAAAACGCGCGGCCCGGCTACATCGACCCGCGCCAGGGCACCGAGACCTGTACGTGGGCGGAGTACATGCGCTCGTTCGAGATGCTGCTCACGATTTGCGGTGACCCGATCTGGGCCGACCGCTGTGAAGAGGTGACCTTCGACTCGCTGCCCGCCTCCATGACCGCCGACCAGAAAGCCCTGCACTACCTGACGTCGCCGAACCTCGTGCGCTGCGACCGCGGCAACAAGGCCCCGGGCATTCAGAACGACGGCGACATGTTCTCCTTCGACCCGCACCGCTATCGCTGCTGTCAGCACAATGTCAGCCAGGCCTGGCCGTACTTCGTCGAGCACCTGTGGCTGGCGACGCCGGACAACGGCGTGGCGGCCGCGCTCTATGCGCCCGCTGTGGCCAAGGTGCGCGTCGGGCCGGACGGCGAGGTGACGCTGCAGACGGACACGAACTACCCGTTTGACGACCGGATTGCGATCCGCCTGGCGGTCCGGCAGGCGGTGCGTTTTCCTCTGTATCTGCGTGTCCCGGGCTGGTGCACGGCGCCTGAGGTGCAGGTCAACGGTCAGCCGCAGAAGCTGCCGGCGGCGCCGCGCGGGTACATCGTGGTCGAGCGCACCTGGCAGGACGGTGACCGTGTGGAACTGTGCCTGCCCATGTCGATCACGCTCCAGCGCTGGACCAAAAACAAGGACAGCGTCTCCGTGTCGCGCGGCCCGCTGACCTACGCGCTGAAGATCGGTGAGCAGATCGTGCGCGCCGGCGGGACGGATGCCTGGCCCGCCTATGAAATCCTGCCGACCACGCCGTGGAACTACGGCCTGGTCCTGAGGGCCGGCGAACCGGCGGCGTCGTTCGAAGTGCTCACCCAGGCCTGGCCCGAGGATGACCTGCCGTTCACCGCCGAGGCGGCTCCGGTTGCGCTCCGGGCGTCCGCGCGGCGGATCCCGGCCTGGAAAGAAGACGCGCTCGGCCTGGTTGGCCTGCTGCAGCCCAGCCCGGCGCGCAGCAAGGAGCCGCTTGAAACCGTAACGTTGATCCCGATGGGCTGTGCCCGGCTGCGTATCGCGTCGTTCCCGACAATTGGCGACGGCCCGGATGCGCACGACTGGGTAGTGCCGGAGGCCACCCGGGCGCCGGCGCAGAAGTGA